The window GATACCGCTTACACCACCAGAAATGACAAATTTCATAGCGTCGGCAGCTTTCATATCCAGTGGCTTTACCTTATCGGTATCTACAACAACTACCTGACCCGCAAAAGAATACGACCATGGGAAATACACGGCAACCTGGCCCGGCAAGTTTATTGCGGTTAGGTCTTTTTGTGTTAGAAAACCTATTTTTTTCACACCATTTCCGTTCATATCAACCAACACGGGTTCATTAAATTTTTTCTCATCGCCTACAAATGCTTCAGTAAGGTCTTTAATGGAAAAGTACAGGAACTTGAATAGCGGCAAGCGGTTTAACCAGCGATAAAACCAGTGTTTAATGGGGTCGGTAATTACATTGGTTACCAGAATA of the Mucilaginibacter boryungensis genome contains:
- a CDS encoding DUF502 domain-containing protein yields the protein MLKRIARVLLRYFIKGMLVVVPLGAACLLIYWAVSGLDKALNLSDILVINPKTGKPVYVPGLGILSVIVLILIAGILVTNVITDPIKHWFYRWLNRLPLFKFLYFSIKDLTEAFVGDEKKFNEPVLVDMNGNGVKKIGFLTQKDLTAINLPGQVAVYFPWSYSFAGQVVVVDTDKVKPLDMKAADAMKFVISGGVSGIH